A stretch of Trueperaceae bacterium DNA encodes these proteins:
- a CDS encoding 4'-phosphopantetheinyl transferase superfamily protein encodes MIVAVGLDLVELWRIRRSLERFPDRFVARVFHPDELAALDGRTDLVPGLAARFAAKEAFQKCWAEPFGWRDVWVVKEGARPTLRMAPRLERACREQGLVAHLSLTHGRDHAAAVVVLERVGAAGGGTPLRDAGGRGRETRVTLTDHATFD; translated from the coding sequence TTGATAGTGGCGGTGGGGCTCGACCTCGTCGAGCTGTGGCGCATCAGGCGGTCGCTGGAGCGCTTCCCGGATCGGTTCGTGGCCCGCGTGTTCCACCCGGACGAGCTGGCGGCGCTCGACGGCAGGACCGACCTCGTCCCCGGTCTGGCTGCGCGGTTCGCGGCCAAGGAGGCGTTCCAGAAGTGCTGGGCCGAGCCCTTCGGGTGGCGCGACGTCTGGGTCGTGAAGGAGGGCGCTCGCCCCACGCTGCGCATGGCGCCGCGCCTGGAGCGCGCCTGCCGGGAGCAGGGGCTGGTGGCGCACCTCTCCCTCACGCACGGCCGCGACCACGCCGCGGCCGTGGTCGTGCTGGAGCGCGTCGGCGCCGCGGGCGGCGGCACGCCGCTACGAGACGCCGGAGGGCGGGGGCGGGAGACCCGGGTTACACTCACCGACCATGCCACGTTCGACTAA
- the rpiA gene encoding ribose-5-phosphate isomerase RpiA, producing the protein MTNRPAGLEAMKRAAALRALDLVEDGMVLGLGTGSTARWLVEELGARLRAGALTGVSGVATSRATESRARALGIPVRELPEGGLDLAIDGMDELTPDLQVVKGLGGALTREKIVAAAARRFVLIGDDSKRVTRLGEKAPLPVEVVAFGARRTAHLLAELGCEPRLRLAGGEAYATDNGNVIYDLHFAAPFDPHAVARQLDATPGVVEHGLFLDMAERAFLAGEHGVAEVGA; encoded by the coding sequence ATGACGAACCGACCCGCCGGCCTGGAGGCCATGAAGCGCGCCGCGGCCCTGCGCGCCCTCGACCTGGTCGAGGACGGCATGGTGCTGGGGCTCGGCACCGGCAGCACCGCCCGGTGGCTGGTCGAGGAGCTTGGCGCGCGCCTGCGCGCCGGTGCGTTGACCGGCGTGAGCGGCGTGGCCACCTCGCGAGCCACGGAGTCGCGCGCCCGGGCCCTCGGCATCCCCGTGCGCGAGCTGCCGGAGGGGGGTCTCGACCTCGCCATCGACGGCATGGACGAGCTGACGCCCGACCTGCAGGTCGTCAAGGGCCTCGGCGGGGCGCTCACGCGCGAGAAGATCGTGGCGGCCGCGGCGCGCCGGTTCGTGCTGATCGGCGACGACAGCAAGCGCGTGACGCGCTTGGGCGAGAAGGCCCCCCTGCCCGTGGAGGTCGTCGCCTTCGGGGCGCGGCGCACGGCGCACCTCCTGGCCGAGCTCGGTTGCGAGCCGCGCCTGCGCCTGGCCGGCGGCGAGGCGTACGCGACCGACAACGGCAACGTCATCTACGACCTCCACTTCGCCGCGCCTTTCGACCCTCACGCCGTGGCGCGGCAACTCGACGCCACCCCCGGCGTCGTCGAGCACGGGCTCTTCCTCGACATGGCCGAGCGCGCCTTCCTGGCGGGCGAGCACGGCGTCGCCGAGGTCGGCGCTTGA
- the maf gene encoding septum formation protein Maf, whose product MGRAYRQRTGRPAQGARPAGILGHVPAADTAPAASRPAHVKIVLASASPRRAQLLGALGLTFEVMVPDVDEEPTAGEAPAELVARLARTKADLVASRLTGPDAARTLVIAADTTVTIDGEVINKPGDEAENRAFIRRLAGREHEVFTGHALAFGGKLECVVVRTAVEFRPLTEPEVARYCASGEGRDKAGGYGIQGLGASLVAGVRGCYPNVMGLSLVNVVLAARRLGIELV is encoded by the coding sequence ATGGGCCGAGCATACCGTCAGCGGACCGGCCGACCGGCGCAGGGCGCGCGCCCAGCCGGTATCCTGGGCCACGTGCCAGCCGCCGACACCGCACCCGCAGCGAGCCGACCCGCCCACGTGAAGATCGTGCTGGCCAGCGCGTCGCCGCGGCGCGCGCAGCTGCTCGGCGCCCTCGGGCTCACGTTCGAGGTGATGGTCCCGGACGTCGACGAGGAGCCGACCGCCGGCGAGGCGCCCGCCGAGCTGGTGGCCAGGTTGGCGCGCACCAAGGCCGACCTCGTCGCCTCCCGCCTGACGGGCCCGGACGCGGCGCGCACGCTCGTCATCGCGGCCGACACCACCGTCACGATCGACGGCGAGGTCATCAACAAGCCGGGCGACGAGGCCGAGAACCGCGCCTTCATCCGGCGCCTGGCCGGGCGCGAGCACGAGGTGTTCACGGGGCACGCCCTGGCGTTCGGGGGGAAGCTCGAGTGCGTCGTCGTGCGCACCGCCGTCGAGTTCAGGCCGCTGACGGAGCCCGAGGTGGCGCGCTACTGCGCCAGCGGGGAGGGGCGCGACAAGGCGGGCGGCTACGGCATCCAGGGGCTCGGCGCGAGCCTGGTCGCCGGCGTGCGCGGCTGCTACCCGAACGTGATGGGGCTGAGCCTCGTCAACGTCGTCCTGGCGGCGCGCCGGTTGGGGATCGAGCTTGTCTAG
- a CDS encoding rod shape-determining protein MreC, whose product MSRLLRAWYLFVGLGLFTVLFTAFVGTVPADVTAAVALPHELLHRAGTNVRLALESAVDRRDLRSELAEAQVALAAERETVRRLELELGRYREVVTVAQVQSPGVLAVAPVVGSDGGAALARLRIGLGADAGVGRNMPVTVPAGLVGIVTDVARASAVVRTVVDPQSRVGVTVRGKGGQGVAIGEVGGLVRVSRFMLDQPVAVGDVVETSSYGGLFPAGVSVGEVVEVLPPDPNDLRRTFIVRPSVELATLQQVTLLTPQ is encoded by the coding sequence TTGTCTAGGCTGTTGCGCGCCTGGTACCTCTTCGTCGGGCTCGGGCTCTTCACCGTGCTCTTCACCGCCTTCGTCGGCACGGTGCCGGCGGACGTCACGGCCGCCGTCGCCCTGCCGCACGAGCTCCTGCATAGGGCCGGCACCAACGTGCGGCTGGCGCTCGAGAGCGCCGTCGACCGCCGCGACCTACGATCCGAACTGGCCGAGGCCCAGGTGGCGCTGGCGGCGGAGCGCGAGACGGTGCGCCGCCTCGAGCTGGAGCTCGGACGCTACCGCGAGGTGGTGACCGTGGCGCAGGTGCAGTCGCCCGGCGTGCTGGCGGTGGCGCCGGTGGTCGGCAGCGACGGCGGCGCGGCGCTCGCGCGCCTACGGATCGGTCTCGGCGCCGACGCGGGCGTCGGTCGCAACATGCCCGTCACCGTGCCGGCAGGGCTGGTGGGGATAGTCACCGACGTCGCGCGCGCCAGCGCCGTGGTCCGCACCGTCGTGGACCCGCAGTCGCGGGTGGGCGTGACGGTGCGCGGCAAGGGCGGGCAGGGGGTCGCGATAGGCGAGGTGGGGGGCCTGGTCCGGGTGTCGCGCTTCATGCTCGACCAGCCCGTGGCCGTCGGCGACGTCGTCGAGACCTCGAGCTACGGCGGCCTCTTCCCGGCGGGCGTCAGCGTGGGCGAGGTGGTCGAGGTCCTCCCGCCCGACCCGAACGACCTGAGGCGCACCTTCATCGTCCGGCCGAGCGTGGAACTCGCCACCTTGCAGCAGGTGACGTTGCTGACGCCCCAGTGA
- a CDS encoding leucine--tRNA ligase, which translates to MTQAESSATPTAHAERYSPGEIEKKWQQRWRDEGLYEVDLRDSSRPKYYFLTMYPYPSGDLHIGHWYAEAPADAAARYKRMRGYNVLFPMGYDAFGLPAENAAVKAARAGDKSVHPARLTYQRIARMTEQFEQMGAMFDWSKQIVTCDPEYYKWNQWFFIKMLEKGLAYRKESFVNWDPVDQTVLANEQVIDGRGDRSGALIERRLMPQWHYRITDYAEELLDFSGLDWPERVVTMQTNWIGRSEGAEVVFRSEAGDEIPVFTTRPDTLWGATFMVLAPEHPLVAKLTSPDRRAAVEAYVERAGHKSDLDRMADTKEKSGEFIGAYAVNPVNGARIPIWTADYVLMGYGTGAIMAVPYGDQRDFEFARAFGLEIVPVVRPEGTEGELHAADLEAAWSGPGTMINSGPLNGLEHNGAKGRESPAIAAATEYLASHGLGRAQTTYRLRDWLISRQRYWGTPIPVIYCDGCGMLPERLENLPVLLPEDVAFMPTGESPLKTHAEFLATTCPNCGGPARRETDTMDTFQDSSWYWFRYLSPHDAERPFDPALASKWTPVDTYTGGIEHAILHLLYSRFFTKVLRDLGLTTADEPFRRLRNQGMILGSDNEKMSKSRGNVVNPDDLVAQYGADTVRAYLMFLGPWDQGAPWSYSGIDGQFRFLGRVWNLVVGEAQVEGPGGVTETDVRRAVHHAIKEVTEDFEAFRFNTAIAELMTLQGALQRARVAGLGGSAEWRAGVETLLVLLAPIAPHITEELWRRLGHAESVHLQPWPNHDPAALVADTVTLAVQVNGKLRGRVDVAADADAATVLAAVKAEPNVARHLEGMTVVREVVVPGRLVNLVVKG; encoded by the coding sequence ATGACCCAGGCAGAATCCAGCGCCACGCCGACCGCTCACGCGGAGCGCTACTCACCGGGCGAGATCGAGAAGAAGTGGCAGCAGCGCTGGCGCGACGAGGGCCTCTACGAGGTCGACCTGCGAGACTCGAGCCGGCCCAAGTACTACTTCCTCACGATGTACCCCTACCCGTCGGGCGACCTGCACATCGGCCACTGGTACGCCGAGGCGCCGGCGGACGCCGCGGCGCGCTACAAGCGCATGCGCGGCTACAACGTGCTGTTCCCCATGGGTTACGACGCGTTCGGCCTCCCCGCCGAGAACGCCGCCGTGAAGGCCGCGCGCGCCGGCGACAAGAGCGTCCACCCGGCTCGCCTCACCTACCAGCGCATCGCCAGGATGACCGAGCAGTTCGAGCAGATGGGCGCCATGTTCGACTGGTCGAAGCAGATCGTCACCTGCGACCCCGAGTACTACAAGTGGAACCAGTGGTTCTTCATCAAGATGCTCGAGAAGGGCCTCGCGTACCGCAAGGAGTCGTTCGTCAACTGGGACCCGGTCGACCAGACGGTGCTCGCCAACGAGCAGGTGATCGACGGGCGCGGCGACCGCTCGGGCGCCCTCATCGAGCGGCGCCTCATGCCGCAGTGGCACTACCGCATCACGGACTACGCCGAGGAGCTCCTCGACTTCTCCGGGCTCGATTGGCCCGAGCGCGTGGTCACCATGCAGACGAACTGGATCGGCCGCTCCGAGGGCGCCGAGGTGGTCTTCAGGAGCGAGGCTGGCGACGAGATCCCCGTGTTCACCACCCGGCCGGACACGCTCTGGGGCGCCACCTTCATGGTGCTGGCTCCGGAGCACCCCCTCGTCGCCAAGCTCACCTCGCCGGATCGCCGCGCCGCGGTGGAGGCGTACGTCGAGCGGGCCGGGCACAAGTCTGACCTCGACCGCATGGCCGACACCAAGGAGAAGTCGGGTGAGTTCATCGGCGCCTACGCGGTGAACCCCGTGAACGGCGCCCGCATCCCCATCTGGACGGCGGACTACGTCCTCATGGGGTACGGCACCGGCGCCATCATGGCCGTGCCGTACGGCGACCAGCGCGACTTCGAGTTCGCGCGCGCCTTCGGGCTCGAGATCGTGCCCGTGGTGCGCCCCGAGGGCACGGAGGGCGAGCTGCACGCCGCCGACCTGGAGGCGGCCTGGTCGGGGCCGGGCACGATGATCAACTCGGGTCCCCTGAACGGGCTCGAGCACAACGGCGCCAAGGGGCGCGAGAGCCCCGCCATCGCCGCCGCCACCGAGTACCTGGCGAGCCACGGTCTCGGCCGAGCCCAGACCACGTACCGCCTGCGCGACTGGCTCATCAGCCGCCAGCGCTACTGGGGCACGCCCATCCCGGTCATCTACTGCGACGGCTGCGGGATGCTGCCGGAGCGCCTCGAGAACCTCCCCGTGCTGCTGCCGGAGGACGTGGCGTTCATGCCGACCGGCGAGTCGCCGCTCAAGACGCACGCGGAGTTCCTGGCGACCACCTGCCCCAACTGCGGCGGTCCCGCGCGCCGCGAGACCGACACGATGGACACGTTCCAGGACTCCTCGTGGTACTGGTTCCGTTACCTGAGCCCGCACGACGCGGAACGCCCCTTCGACCCCGCGCTCGCCTCCAAGTGGACGCCCGTCGACACGTACACGGGCGGCATCGAGCACGCCATCTTGCACCTGCTCTACTCGCGCTTCTTCACCAAGGTGCTGCGCGACCTCGGCCTGACGACCGCCGACGAGCCGTTCAGGCGCCTCCGCAACCAGGGGATGATCCTGGGCTCGGACAACGAGAAGATGTCGAAGTCGCGCGGCAACGTCGTCAACCCCGACGACCTGGTGGCGCAGTACGGGGCCGACACGGTCCGGGCCTACCTCATGTTCCTGGGGCCGTGGGACCAGGGGGCGCCGTGGAGCTACAGCGGGATCGACGGGCAGTTCCGCTTCCTCGGGCGCGTCTGGAACCTCGTGGTAGGCGAGGCGCAGGTCGAAGGGCCGGGCGGCGTCACCGAGACCGACGTGCGGCGCGCCGTGCACCACGCCATCAAGGAGGTCACGGAGGACTTCGAGGCGTTCCGCTTCAACACCGCCATCGCGGAGCTGATGACGCTGCAGGGCGCCCTGCAGAGGGCGCGCGTGGCGGGCCTGGGCGGCAGCGCCGAATGGCGGGCGGGCGTCGAGACGCTCCTCGTGCTCCTCGCCCCCATCGCGCCCCACATCACCGAGGAGCTGTGGCGGCGCCTGGGGCACGCCGAGTCGGTGCACCTGCAGCCGTGGCCCAACCACGACCCGGCCGCCCTGGTGGCCGACACCGTCACGTTGGCCGTCCAGGTGAACGGCAAGCTGCGCGGGCGCGTTGACGTCGCCGCCGACGCGGACGCGGCCACGGTCCTGGCGGCCGTCAAGGCGGAACCGAACGTGGCGCGGCACCTGGAGGGCATGACGGTGGTGCGGGAGGTCGTGGTGCCGGGCCGGCTGGTCAACCTGGTCGTCAAGGGCTGA